In Longimicrobium sp., the DNA window GAGTGCGTGAGTGCGTGAGTGCGAAGTGCGAAGTGCGTAGTGCGACGGCCCGCCTCCCCGGCGGGCCTTCGTCGCCTCCACACCTTGCACGATCCCGCCCCGCGCCGTCTCTTTCCGGCACCCGCGCCGCAGCATGCGCGAGGTCACTCACGCACTTACGCACTCACGCACTCGCAACGTGCACACTCTCGCCTGCGGGCACCGGGTCCGCGACCCGGGCCAGACCCACTACTGCTCGTACCTGGGGCTGGAGACGCTGCTCACCCTCCAGCCCGGGCCGGACCAGGCGCGCCACCCCGACGAGCACCTGTTCGTGGTGACGCACCAGGCGTTCGAGCTGTGGTTCACGCAGCTGCGCACCGACCTGCCGCGCGTGATCGCCGCGCTCGACGCGGGCGACGCGGGGCTGGCCACCTGGCTGGTGCAGCGCTGCACGGCCGTGGTCCGGCTGTTCTCGCCGATGATGCGCGTGCTGGAGACCATGACGCTGGGCGGCTTCTACGCCTTCCGCCACCACCTGGTCCCCGCCAGCGGCGGCGAAAGCGGCCAGTGGCACGAGATCGAGATCCTCTCCGGCGCGCGCGAGCCCGAGTTCCGCCGCTTCCTGGAGAGCGAGCCGCGCGCGGACGACTCCACGGGCCCGCTGGTGGGCGTGTGGACGCCGCGCCTGGCCGAGCTGTGGGACGCGCCCTCGGTGGCCACCGCCGCAGAGGCGCTCTTCGCCCGCCGCGGCGTGGGCCCGGCCGACGTCTACGAGGCCTCGCACCAGGGCGCCGAGCACTGGGACCTGGCGCACCTGGCCGAGGCGCTCCTGGAGTACGACGAGGAGGTGCGCATCTGGCGCTTCGTGCACGCCCGCACCGCCGAGCGCACCATCGGCCCCGACGTGGAGGGCACCGCCAGCACCACCGGCGTGCGCTACCTGGACCGCATGGCCACCTCCCGCGCCTCGTTCTTCCCCTTCCTCTGGGCCGCCCGCGGCGAGCTGTGGGAGCGCACCCAGGGCGGCCGCTCCGGCCAGGGCTGATCCTCCCGCGCCTCGTTCTTCCCCTTTCCTCTCGGCCTCCCGCGGCCCGCCGGGATCCGAAGACACGTTCCCGATCGGGAACGCGCCGGGTTCGCCGACGGGCCGGACAGCCGCACCGGTCCCCGCCGCGGCCAGGTTCGTACGGGCGGATAAGGTGTGTGCCCCGAGGGGGCCCGGGCCGTGCCGCACGTGCTCGCGGCAAAGGGAATTTCTGCGTTGTGACCCGTTTCGGGCCGGGGCTTTCGCGGGTGTCCCGCACCCCCTAATCTCCTGTTCCGTCCTCGCGTTCCCGAGACAGCTCCCCCTCGACCCTCCCCGCGGCCGGCGCCTCCCTCCCTGCCGGCCGCCGACCCACGCCCGCCGATCCGGAACATGAGCCCGACCTCCCAGGATCCGCACACCCTGTCCCTGGCCGGAATCCGCCTCTTCGGCCGCCGCGCCGGCGACCCGGCCGGACGCTTCCGCTCCGGCCCCGCCGACGGCGGCGGCAGGCTGCTGGAGGAGAACTACCGGCGCACCGACCGGATGTTCTCGTGGCTGCTGCTGGCGCACGTGCCGCTCATGGCGGCGCTCGCCTTCGTGCGCGGGACCTGGACCGAGGTGCTCGTCTGGGGGCTGCCGTGCGTGGCGGCGGGCGTCTTCGCGGCGCGGCGCTGGGCGGGGAGCTTCGGGGCGCGGCTGACGGTGGCCACCACGCTGCTCCTGATCTCGGCGCTCATCATCCACCAGACGGGCGGGATGATCGAGATGCACTTCCACATCTTCGCCATCCTGGCCTTCCTGCTGATGTACCGCGACTGGCGCCTCCCCGTCTGGGGCGCCCTGGTGGTCTCGCTGCACCACGTGGGGTTCAACCTCGGGCAGACGACGGGACACGGGTCGCACCTGCGCGTCTTCCAGGACCACACGGGCTGGCACATCGTGGCGGTGCACGCCGCCTGGGTGGTGTTCGAGGTCGCCATCCTGGTCTACATGGCGCGGCTGCTGGCGGGGGAGACTCGCCAGGCCGAGGCGCTGATGCGCATGGCCGAGCGGGTGGGCGAGGGCGACCTGACCGCGCGGGCCGAGCGGGGCGCCGGGGCCGTGGGCGACGCGGT includes these proteins:
- a CDS encoding tryptophan 2,3-dioxygenase family protein — translated: MHTLACGHRVRDPGQTHYCSYLGLETLLTLQPGPDQARHPDEHLFVVTHQAFELWFTQLRTDLPRVIAALDAGDAGLATWLVQRCTAVVRLFSPMMRVLETMTLGGFYAFRHHLVPASGGESGQWHEIEILSGAREPEFRRFLESEPRADDSTGPLVGVWTPRLAELWDAPSVATAAEALFARRGVGPADVYEASHQGAEHWDLAHLAEALLEYDEEVRIWRFVHARTAERTIGPDVEGTASTTGVRYLDRMATSRASFFPFLWAARGELWERTQGGRSGQG